CAGCGACTTCACCCTGGACCTGACCCCTGCACAGACCTTTGAGCTGAGCCGCAAGGTCCACGAACTCATCGAGAGCTACCGGGCGTTGGCGCCCGAGGGAAACACCCCCGACGCGGCGAAGGTACGCATCCACTCCCACTTCTTCCCGACCCGCCCGGCCGGCGACAGCGACAGCGACAGCGACAGCGACAGCGACTGAGAGGACCACGAGCCCATGCACCCCGACGTACACCTGATGCTGCACGACACCCGCGCGCAGGAATTACGGCGCACGGCCCCCGCACGAGGACCCCGCTCCCGATTCCTCCGCGCTCAACTCGGCTGGCACCTCGTCGAGCTGGGCCTGCGCCTGGTCAGCAGCTCGGGACCTGCCCGCCCTTTTCCAGCGCCCGCAGCGCGTCGACCGTTCCCTTCAGCGCCGTGATCGGAACGAGCCGCAGCCCCTTGGGCAACTCGGCCTGAGCGTCCGAGCACTCGTCCTCCGGGACGAGGAAGACCGTGGCGCCGTCGCGGCGCGCGCCCTGCGTCTTGAGGGCGACGCCGCCGACCGGACCGACCTTGCCGTCGGCCGTGATCGTGCCGGTGCCCGCGATCTTGCGGCCGCCCGTGAGGTCACCCCCGCTGCCGTCGCCGTCGAGCTTGTCGATGATGCCGAGCGACAGGAACAGCCCCGCGCTCGGCCCGCCGATCTTGCCGAGGTCGGCCTTGACCTTCACCTTGTCCGTGTTGTCGACGCCGTTCGCCTTGAGGTAGTTCAGCGCCGCGTCCGTGGCGGCGTCCTGCGACTTCTTCATGTCACCGAGGTTGTGCTTCTCGACTTCCTCGACGTCGTCGCCGACGGGGTAGACGGAGTCCTTGGGCATCACGGCCCGGTCACTCCGGAACCACCCGTCGACCACGTCACCGAGATAGACGTCCATCTGCGGCCCGGTGGCCACGATGGTGGTCATCCGCAGCTCACCCCGGGTCTCCCGGGTGGGCACGCCGCTGACCTTCAGGACGGGCTTCCCCTCGTGCTCCCCGAGCACGTCCGCCGTCCCCCCGGGCTGCGCCACGGCGAACGGCAACGGCGCGAGCCCGGCAACGGCGAGCAGAGCCGCGACGGGCAGGGCGCAGAGGGCGAGGGCCTGGGGGCGCGTGAGACGAGAGAACACGGGATCAATCTACGTGACCTTTCGAACGCCGGAGTTTCAGCCCACCCGGCGCCGCCCGGCCCCGGCGCAGCAACAGCGCACGACGGGGAGTTTCAGCCCGTCCGGCGTTTGAGGACGAGCAACGGCGAAGCCGGCGACCGACCGCGCCCCGTGGCTCCCCG
The sequence above is a segment of the Streptomyces sp. Je 1-369 genome. Coding sequences within it:
- a CDS encoding S16 family serine protease, whose amino-acid sequence is MFSRLTRPQALALCALPVAALLAVAGLAPLPFAVAQPGGTADVLGEHEGKPVLKVSGVPTRETRGELRMTTIVATGPQMDVYLGDVVDGWFRSDRAVMPKDSVYPVGDDVEEVEKHNLGDMKKSQDAATDAALNYLKANGVDNTDKVKVKADLGKIGGPSAGLFLSLGIIDKLDGDGSGGDLTGGRKIAGTGTITADGKVGPVGGVALKTQGARRDGATVFLVPEDECSDAQAELPKGLRLVPITALKGTVDALRALEKGGQVPSC